Proteins from a single region of Trichomycterus rosablanca isolate fTriRos1 chromosome 16, fTriRos1.hap1, whole genome shotgun sequence:
- the LOC134330154 gene encoding uncharacterized protein LOC134330154 → MDRLWTLFQIRRQGSCSPAELETPNMNGAKENKKGKKTWKNIFQKHRKPKAGKEGQGPQQPEGDEGLELRSGQHKTKRNIYMLLMEEELGPDADSLIYIPLDRPSDISLDKFWDDHSSGDKKKGQKKWRNIFKKNHKPKAGKLPKKALEGQVPQQPEGDEVLEPSTSLDETRGNTYMVMCGKVLDSESDSPANISLDKPRDISLNEAGDDDLSPVHKKKEKKKWRSIFKRNRKPKAGKLPKEALDGQVPQHDETRGEAEMLLPVRELEAEPEAPVNTSLDETRGEAEMLLPVRELEAEPEAPVNTSLDETRGEAEMLLPVRELEAEPEVLVKTNLDETRGEAEMLLPVRELEVEPEAPVNTSLDETRGEAEMLLPVRELEAEPEAPVNTSLDETRGEAEMLLPVRELEAEPEDLVKTNLDETRGEAEMLLPVRELEAEPEALKNLEKTSLLESEKSGDTEADLLSEDNDGRITGENGKRKKTRRGTRGRGRKINYKKKDNNGSEMINKVNVEAKAEVEMKNVHPEQKVSTTVLKHDQPLDEDRMQLMGRGDPEDSMREEKITQGIQDRGRKIKGTEPGAFYSKREKAPRRPQ, encoded by the exons ATGGATCGTCTGTGGACCTTGTTCCAGATACGCCGCCAGGGCTCTTGCAGCCCCGCCGAGCTGGAGACGCCCAACATGAACGGGGCTAAAGAGAACAAAAAGGGGAAGAAAACGTGGAAGAATATCTTCCAGAAGCACCGTAAGCCTAAAGCAGGAAAGGAGGGCCAAGGGCCCCAGCAGCCAGAAGGGGATGAGGGTCTGGAGCTACGCTCCGGCCAGCATAAGACCAAGCGCAATATTTACATGCTCTTGATGGAGGAGGAGCTCGGCCCTGACGCCGATTCTCTGATATACATCCCCCTGGATAGGCCCAGTGATATCAGCCTGGATAAATTCTGGGATGATCATTCTTCTGGAGACAAGAAAAAGGGACAGAAAAAGTGGAGGAATATCTTCAAGAAGAACCACAAGCCCAAAGCAGGAAAGCTGCCGAAGAAGGCTTTGGAGGGCCAAGTGCCCCAACAGCCAGAAGGGGATGAGGTTCTGGAGCCAAGCACCAGCCTGGATGAGACCAGGGGCAACACTTACATGGTCATGTGTGGGAAAGTGCTTGACTCTGAGTCCGATTCTCCAGCAAACATCAGCCTGGATAAGCCCAGGGACATCAGCCTGAATGAAGCCGGGGATGATGATCTTTCTCCTGTACAcaagaaaaaggaaaagaaaaagtggAGGAGTATCTTCAAGAGGAACCGCAAGCCCAAAGCAGGAAAGCTGCCGAAGGAGGCTTTGGATGGCCAAGTGCCCCAGCATGATGAGACCAGGGGTGAAGCGGAGATGCTCCTGCCAGTCAGAGAGCTCGAAGCTGAGCCTGAAGCCCCGGTTAACACCAGCCTGGATGAGACCAGGGGTGAAGCGGAGATGCTCCTGCCAGTCAGAGAGCTCGAAGCTGAGCCTGAAGCCCCGGTTAACACCAGCCTGGATGAGACCAGGGGTGAAGCGGAGATGCTCCTGCCAGTCAGAGAGCTCGAAGCTGAGCCTGAAGTCCTGGTTAAAACCAACCTGGATGAGACTAGGGGTGAAGCGGAGATGCTCCTGCCAGTCAGAGAGCTCGAAGTTGAGCCTGAAGCCCCGGTTAACACCAGCCTGGATGAGACCAGGGGTGAAGCGGAGATGCTCCTGCCAGTCAGAGAGCTCGAAGCTGAGCCTGAAGCCCCGGTTAACACCAGCCTGGATGAGACCAGGGGTGAAGCGGAGATGCTCCTGCCAGTCAGAGAGCTCGAAGCTGAGCCTGAAGACCTGGTTAAAACCAACCTGGATGAGACCAGGGGTGAAGCGGAGATGCTCCTGCCAGTCAGAGAGCTCGAGGCTGAGCCTGAAGCCCTAAAGAACCTGGAGAAGACCAGCCTGCTTGAGTCTGAGAAGAGTGGAGACACTGAAGCTGATTTACTCAGCGAAGATAATGACGGTCGTATCACCGGAGAAAACGGCAAGAGAAAAAAGACCAGGAGAGGAACCCGGGGACGCGGCCGGAAGATAAATTACAAAAAGAAGGATAATAACG gATCTGAAATGATAAACAAGGTGAACGTGGAAGCAAAAGCTGAGGTCGAGATGAAGAATGTCCACCCTGAACAGAAGGTCTCCACCACTGTGCTGAAACATGACCAACCTCTGGATGAGGACAGAATGCAGCTGATGGGTCGAGGTGACCCAGAGGACAGCATGCGAGAGGAGAAGATCACACAAGGCATTCAAGATCGCGGCCGCAAAATCAAAGGAACGGAACCAGGTGCTTTTTACAGTAAACGAGAAAAAGCTCCACGTCGACCTCAATAA